The DNA window CGGTGGGCCAGCCCCCGGAACCCGGCGACCGCCGCCGCGAGGTCGTCGCGGCGGGCGCCCACGTCCACGCCCAGCGCCTCCAGGACGGCGAGGGCGACGCACAGGTTACCCTCGTTGTGCCGGCCGACCAGGGGCAGCGCCGCGCGCGGGAACAGCGGCCGCTCGCGCAGGTGGAACCAGGGGGCGCCGTCCGGGCCGGGGGCGACGTGGGTGGTGTCCGGGAACCCGGCGCGCACCGCCGGCCGGCCGCCCAGCTCGGCGGCGAGCCGCGGGTCGGTGCCGTTGACCACCACCGTCCCCGGGTCGTGCGCGATCAGGTTCAGCTTGTCCCGGTAGTACTCGCGCTCGCCGCCGTGCGCGTCGAGGTGCTCGGGGAACAGCGCGGTGACCACCGCCACCCGGGGCGAGTCGGTGAGGTCGGTGCACTGGTAGCTGGACAGCTCCAGCACGTACAGCTCCGCCTCGGGCAGGTCGAGCAGCGGGACGCCGATGTTGCCGCCGAAGACGTTGGGCCGGTCGACCGCGGTGAGCAGGTGGCTGATCAGGCTGGAGGTGGTGCTCTTGCCCTTGCTGCCGGTCACGCCGACCGTGCGGCGGGCGTGGTCGGCCATCCACAGCGCCGTGCCCTGGGTGACGGTCACGCCGCGCCGGCGCAGCTCCGCCATCCACGGGTGGGTGTTCGGCACCCCCGGGGAGCGCACCACCACGTCCGCGGCGAGCAGCCGCGCCAGCCCTTCCTCGCCGGTGACCAGCGGCGCGGCCTCCGCCAACGGCCCGTCCCACGGCAGCGACAGGAAGTTCGCCCGGTCGTTGACGGCGCAGAGGCTCGCCGGACCGTGCGCGGCGACGGCTGTCGCGGCGGCCATTCCCTCACGGCCGGTACCCCAGACAGCCACGGAGCGTCCGCGCAGGTCAGACAGGTGCACCAGTGATCTCCTCACTCGCAGGGGGACCGATGCGGACTAGTATGACCTGTGCTTACCGGACAGCTCGGGCGGATGGACGCCTTCACCTTTCCGTCCTACTCCATCGACCTCTCCACCGGCGAGGCGTTGTTCGACTACGCCCTGACCGGCCCGGACGGCGAGCAGCGGTTCACCGAGGCGATCACCCTGCCGCTGCCGGCGGACCCACCGTCGGACGCCGCCGTGGCCGCCCTGGGCCGGGTCCTGGAGCTGCTGCACGTGGTCGCCGGCGTGAGCTACTACAAGGCCGCCGCGCCGCGCCGGCTGGTGCTGCCGGCGCCGCTGGGCCCGGCCGCCGTCCGGCTGGTCACCGCCGTCTACACCAAGGGCCTCGCCGAGTACGCCTACCGCAACCGGCTGCCGCACGTGTTGGAGCTGGCCCCCGAGGTCCCCGCCGGCGAGGTCGGCCCGGTCCCGCCGTACGACAACTCGGACCGGCGGCCCCTGTCGGCCGTCGGCGGGGGCAAGGACTCGATCGTCACGCTGGAGGCGCTGCGCCGGGCCGGCTTCGACCCGGTGCCCTTCTCGGTGAACCCGAACCACGTCATCGTCGCCGTGAACCGGGCGTCCGACCTGGTCTCCCTGGCCGCCCGCCGCCGGATCGACCCGGCGCTGCTCGACCTCAACGCGGCCGGCGCGCGCAACGGCCACATCCCGGTCACCGCGATCAACTCGCTGATCGCGGTCGCGACCTCGGTGTTGGGCGGGCTCGGCCCGGTCGTGATGTCCAACGAGCGCTCCGCGTCCGACCCGAACCTGGTCTGGAACGGCCACGAGATCAACCACCAGTGGTCCAAGGGCGTGGAGGCCGAGGGGCTGCTGCGGGCGGCGCTGGCCGAGCACGCCGGCCTGACCGAGCCGTACTTCTCGCTGCTGCGGTCGCTGTCGGAGCTGCACATCGCCCGGCTGTTCGCCGAGACCGACCGCTACGACGACGTGGTGACCAGCTGCAACGCCG is part of the Micromonospora olivasterospora genome and encodes:
- the murD gene encoding UDP-N-acetylmuramoyl-L-alanine--D-glutamate ligase — translated: MHLSDLRGRSVAVWGTGREGMAAATAVAAHGPASLCAVNDRANFLSLPWDGPLAEAAPLVTGEEGLARLLAADVVVRSPGVPNTHPWMAELRRRGVTVTQGTALWMADHARRTVGVTGSKGKSTTSSLISHLLTAVDRPNVFGGNIGVPLLDLPEAELYVLELSSYQCTDLTDSPRVAVVTALFPEHLDAHGGEREYYRDKLNLIAHDPGTVVVNGTDPRLAAELGGRPAVRAGFPDTTHVAPGPDGAPWFHLRERPLFPRAALPLVGRHNEGNLCVALAVLEALGVDVGARRDDLAAAVAGFRGLAHRLAEIADPSGLTFVDDTLATSPYAAIHAIDAYEDRPLTVIVGGTDRGLDYTPLREHLAERELTVIGIPDSGPRIVEALAGLPKVRTETVDELVDAVRLSRELTPVGGVVLLSPAAPSYGRFRNFEHRSEAFREAIAETAAS